aagacaaagagactgaaacgtaaagtcataagagtttaatgagttgcacacaggtaatgtgaacaatgaagcaacggactctcaggaaaggatagaacagagtcctgagacgtgcacaaaatcttcatgtgttccggtacattccataggtctgcaaccactggtgggcacgtgtcatttaccttcgtgttagtaaatcaagatactagcttgatgtagcgctgcactgctagaaaatactttataataatcagatgaaaagaactggcacggcacagaagggaaacagtgccctctactgttattaaagtggtgcagccactggacaaaataccgaaccattaaactgcaatatcccactatatgtacaactaatcagtgtctctggtttatagactatgaatgtagaaattatattgttacctctgtctctgttattacgttttcacagggtatattttgtttaagttatgaagtagctacaattgagtaaaaaaatcacctcgaacgttatatttgcctattgatattcaatctaaacagaaagaaacggctgtgacgacgacatcttgactttttttctattaaataataaatcattaaaaaataacgtacgtaatgtacgtatcgtacgctcaaagacagcggtggaagtgcggtccgtggtgtgggcctgtcccacttcagcaagatggaggctacactgaggaggacacactctcgaccggaaccttgaaactacacttttgaagagtacttcgtaaggacccttgaagggtgcatttggcgaattgagacacagccaatGTCTCCTTAAAATACCCACAATCCAATTCatcattaaacatttaaaacagttcaaATTCAGTTGTTctctgtgtaacctttctggtggtgTGCAGGTGCTGTGaccaaatcaagttacaggtcagatctgttttagttttattaagatacttttatttatttatttttaatcaataaaacacccatagttgaataaatgcaacatagataaCATAccgcaataacatttccatggagacaaacagttggCTCACTCTGaaccagaaaatttacacagAGCAccattaaaaatcacattacacattactgATCTATACTAAAAAAGCCTTATGGTGGTGAAATTCTTGTGAAATATTTTCCCAGAGagaattattttaaaagcagaTCTGAACCAGCTGTAAAAGAAGGCGTATATGAACGGGTTTAGCATCGAGTTAGACCATCCAAACCACTTAAACGTCTCCACTACAGTCAGAGGAATGACGTAGTTATTGAAAGGCAAAGAGGTTATGCATGAAAAGAAAGGGGCCCAGCAGAGAAGAAATACACCCATGACTATCGCTAGAGTCCGAGTCGCCTTCCTCTCCATTTTGCTATCAGTGGCTCTGGACTTTGCAGCCTGGATACGTCGGGCTTGTCTGTGTGCCACAAGGAAAATCTTTGCATAAATCCCAATTAAAATAACAGCAGGGATGTAAAAGGAGAAGACTGCACCAACCACTGCTGTACTTACattctggaaaaaaacacatctttctGAATTTCCACGTTTTCTTCCCCAAACTGTGATGATAACACCACTAAACGATGACAGAGTCCAGGTGACCAAAATCATGACTATAATAACATGTACGTTGATTTTACTTCTGTAGCTAAGTGGCTGGCAAACTACATAGTATCTATCAATAGAAATAAAGCACAGGTTAAATATTGAAGAAGAACAGAGCAATATATCAAAAACGCCTCGGATTTTGCACAGAATTCCTTGAGGATGCCAACATCGattcagaaataaaaaaatactaaaaggcAACACTATGACTCCCACTAAGAGGTCAGAGACACCCAGAGAAAGAACCAAGTAATTTGTCGGAGTGTGGAGTTGTTGGAAGTAAATAATAGCTGTTATGACAAGCAGGTTACCACACATTGTCACAGTTGCTATAATTCCCAAAACAACACATACAATATAATGAGAAAAGGTTATTAGAGAATCAGCACAGGTGTTGTTAGTGCTGATAGCAGACAGGGCAGAATCCATACATAAACAATCAAGATCTCATTCACAAGTTTTGAAAGAAAAGTGTACACAAAAAAAGTAATGTCTAGTAAGGTGGTCTTGGACGGCAGCTTGCTTATATTAAATAACAGCATCCAACCTTATTACCATATTCATTAGCGAGGAGTGTCAGTGACTGTTTGCACCCTCTAGTTGTGGATAGAAAAACTGCACTTGAGATTATCAATTAGATATAATGGAAtaatggaaacacattttccacctattatttttctcctaaaccataacagctacagtcatgtgactttctcacattgtgccccatcacaaataaggcccctgtgaattttttcacacgtccacgacaaatcgattgtcttctacgaatttttgaaaatgaaatttgaagagggcgctagagagccattttgtgagagagtgccttgatttgcataccattgcgttcagcttacaaatgtgcataaacgctgtattagcgttttcccaacaaaaaatgtgtgaaagataaatattttattgaaatattgcaaaaattgcgattttgttgaaaattcaccctgaccacacccaaagttataatcaaaatgtaattgttaatctttaatcacacatgggtttagagggatttgaccaaatttgacgtgtttctgatgaaaactgtgcgagaaaatatcctgaatgcgagggtgtgcacttttgtcgttcccgggtttgttccaatatggccggcgtcctgtacattttagggcggggccataatataatttttgtcatatcccgacatgtactattttttgatgtgagtttcggatttttacgttgacttttttcggtttcgggctcccattggccccatgaaaatcaaagtttgaggtggtgctaccgagtcgtctttcgttattttttctcggggtcttttgtgacaattagagctcgtcgagttctaatttttgacaccactcactgccatgtcggggcgtgtttactacttgatttttgccattttccgggtttcggacgcggttttaatgagtccctcgccgggacggagtcccaggctcgggcctaataataataataatcatgatcataataataataatcatcataggACACAAGTAGATTTTCAGGCAGTGGTTTAATAATGGATTTACCTGGTGTTGAAATTTGCACAATTCTAGGAGCACTGCTCTCTGCTACTCAGAGAGtcatttatatacatttcaaaacataaacaacaacaacaacaacaacaatagtaataataataataataataataataatatacacagTATTTTTAATCGCACCTAACCATACCCTCAAAGGCCATGACTATGATACCACAAGTCAAATCTGAAACATATGATCTTCAAActttggggtcagaggtcattcAGGTTGAACATACAGTTGAACAGTTATGTCATATTTCTTACAACAGACACTGTGAAGGAGCCAAATCAGGATGACCTGATAGGTATCACTATAGtgtcaaatattgcacatttttctGAGTAACAGTCACAATGCAATTTTAATTAGACCTATTACAACCGACAGAGCCTcaaatttcaatttaatttcaaaaagttaaaaaagtgctttttttctGATTCATGTTGCctgtgtgttaaaaaataatctgACAAGTGCAACAAGGCTTTGATGTAGGTgctaacattttcaaaacttcTTTTCATTCAGAGCAGCTTTGCACTGGCGTAATTACCCTTAAATATGCGCCCTGTGAGAATGATTCTGAAAGCCGATCTGAACCAGCTGTAAAAGAAGGCGTAAATAAACGGATTGAGCATCGAGTTTGACCATCCGAGGCATTTAAATGTCTCCATCACAGAAAGGGGAATTTTGAAATTATTAAATGGCAAATACGTAACACAGATGAAAAATGGACTCCAGAAAACCACAAACACTCCCATAACTATTGCCAGAGTCCGCGTGGCTTTCCTTTCCCTTTTTCTCACCCCCATTCCTGTCTGCATGCTGTGGATACTGCGAGCCTGCCTTTGTGCCACAAACAAAATCTTGATATAGATTGTAAACATTATTATAGCAGGAACATAAAAGGCTACCACTGCTGCTACAACTCCCAAGTTTAAATTCTGGAAAAAAGCACatcttgtttcttgtttttgtccACCAACTGACATGACAATCCCACATAAAACAGATATTGCCCAAGTTATTAAAACCATAACCACAGTGCCATACACATTCATTTTTGATCTGTAACTTAGAGGCTTGCACACGGCATAATATCTGTCAATAGAAATGAAGCAAAGATTTAATATTGAGCATATACATGACATAATATCAAAGCCTCCCCTCACTCTGCACAGTATTTCATGTTGATTCCAGCATGGACTCACAAATAGGAGTATGCTAAAAGGCAGAACTATTGCCCCCACAAGTAGGTCAGCCATGGCCAGAGAAAGAACCAGGTAGTTTGTCGGTGCATGAAGCTGTCGGAAGTAAATAACAGCAAATATGACAAGCATGTTACCACACATTGTTACCACAGCAACAGTCCCCAAAACTGAACATATAAAATAagtgataaatgtattttgtggaGGAGTACAAATATTATTTACAGTGCCATTGGTAGAGAGGACAGAAtccatacatatatatacataaacagTTCAATCAAAAAAGACCTCCAAAAATAGTATTCAGTTCTAACAGGTTGTCTGCTGTCTGCCTTTCACACCTAAAAAATGGTCATCATGCAACCAAACCTGTCAATACTAAATCCCTGTCATTGCCATCTTGTAGTTAATTGTGCATGTGCTTCTTTGTTCTGCTCTCTTTTTTAAAGGGAAACTAAACACCTGTGCCAGAGTTTACTCCACCCACTATCAAGGCAGTGCTCAGAGGACTGAGAGAGCGgggctgtgagtgtgtgtggggtgggaGCCTGTCCCCGTCACGGCCTCTGCTTTGCCtgaaccagaggaggagagcggaggcACAGACTGCAAAAGCGCCATCAGTCATCAACTAATATTCTATCAAGCTTTTCAGAAATTATTGATGCATTTTGGGCCATTTTGTTatgtaggcaaggcaaggcaagtttagttgtataacacaattcatacacagtaatttaaagtgcttgacagaataagaaagtcattaaaatcacaatactgtacaacaaatcaaaacataaataatcacaaataatcacgaaattaacattaaaagagaagagtgcaggatGTACCTGCACTGttcctttcagtcatatgcacagctaaatgtAGGCCTATCTTTAAAAAGCAGCTCATTGTCCCCTACAGAGAATAATTTGGTGTACCACATAAACAATTATTGTAAcatcattcatccatccattttcttccgcttattcgaacccgggtcgcgggggcagcagtctaagcagggactcccagacttccctcacccgagacacatcctccagctccggGGAccccagaccagccgagagacagtcCCTCCAACGTGATCCGAGTCTTCCCCGGGGGGACATGCCCGAAAACACCTTCCTgtggaggcgtccaggaggtatCCTGTACAGATTCCTGAGCcccctcagctggctcctcctgacatgtaggagcagcggctctactcttagctcctcccgtgtgactgagctcctcaagctatctctaagggagtgcccagccatcttgtggaggaagcccatttcagctgcttgtatccacgatcttgtcctttcggtcattacccagagctcatgaccataggtgatggtaggaacatagattgacctgtaaatcgagagcttcgcctttcgactcagctccttcttcaccacaacggtcCGATACAGGagccgcatcactgcagacggtgcaccgatctgcctgtcaatctcacgcttcatccttccctcactcgtgaacacagctccttctccggtcatacagggaccggatagcccttagcaaagagccccggaccccatactcccagagcaccccccaaaggacaccacgagggacatggccgaatgccttctccagatccacaaagcacatgtgcactggttgggcaaactctcaGGAACCCTCGACCaaccgatggagagtatagagctggtccagtgttccgcgactaGGACGAAAactgcactgctcctcctgaatctgagatTCAACTATCGgacagattctcctctccagtaccctggaataaaCCTTACCGGGAAttctgaggagtgtgattcccctgtaattggaacacaccctccggtcccccttcttatacagagggaccaccaccccggtctgccactccagaGGTACCATCCCCGACTGCCATGTGAtattgcagagacatgtcagccaagacagccccacaatatccagagacttaaggtactcgggacagatctcgtccacccccaggGCCTTGTCaacgaggagcttgccaaccacctcggtgacttcagccagggtgatggacgagtccgcctccgggtccccagtctctgcttttATCCTTGAAAGACGTGaaggtgggattgaggagatcctcaaagtattccttccactgcccgacaacatccccagtcgaggtcagcagccctccacccgcactgtaaataATGTTGGTGAAGCTCTGCTTCCCACTCCTGAGGcatcggacagtttgccagaatttctttgaggccgtccgatagtcctcctccatggccttccCGAACTCCTtccaaccccaagtttttgccacTGTGACAACatgagccgcggcacgcttggcccgccagtACTCGTCCGCTGCCTCATGAGTTCTACAAGCCAACAAGGcgcgataggactccttcttcagcctgacggcatcccttacttccggtgtccaccactgaGTTCACGGGTTACTGATgcaacaagcaccgcagaccttatgaccacagctacgagtggCCGCGCCGGCAATAGAGGCACAGAgcatggcccactcagaatcTATGtttccagcctcccccgggatcagggagaagctctcccggaggtgtgagttgaagacctccctgacagagggctccgccagacgtccccagcagaccctcacgatgcgcttgggcctgccaggtctgtccggcttcctcctctgccagccgatccaactcaccaccaggtggtgatcggttgacagctctgtccctgtcttcacccgagtgtccaagacacggggtcggaggtcagatgacacgacaacaaagtcgatcatcgacctccgacctagagtgtcctggtgccacgtgcactgatggacacccttgtgctcgaagatggtgttcattatggagaaactgtggctagcacagaagtccagtaACAGAAAaccactcaggttcagatcagggagtcCATTCTTccctagtacccctcccagggactccaagaaggccgggtattctgcactgctgtttggcccgtaggccgacacaacagtgagagacctgtccccggcCCGAAGGCGCAAGGAcgcaaccctctcgttcaccagggtgaactccaacatgagGCAGCTGAggtgtggggcaatgagcaagcccacaccagctcgccgtcTCTCCCCGTGGGCAATGCcaaagaaatggagagtccgACCCTTCTCAAGGAATttggttccagagcccaagctgtgcatggaggtgaggccgactatatcttgCTGGTAACGCTCAatctcccgcacaagctcaggcccCCGCCTTTGACTGTCACCCAGATCTCCTTGTATCAGGCTTCCATGAAGCCTCCTGCAGGcagtgggtccacgggaggacagcCCCATGTCACTTCTTTGGGCTGAGCCTGGCCGGGCCCCATGGGGGAAGACCTAGCCACCAGGTGCTCGCtggcgagcacccaccccagacctggctccagggtggcgTCCCGGTAACGGCAATCCAGTCGATGCAACTAGCCTTGATGGTGTGCCCATCATGgaaggcttctgaaccgctcttagtctgacccgtccccctggacctgtttgccatgggtgaccctaccaggggcatgaagccctcagcaacatagctcccaggatcattcaggcACTCAAACCCCTTCACCACGTTAAAATGCCAGTTCAGGGAGGGGATTATTATTGTAACACCAAAACTTTAAACAAGGACGATTTTATTAATGTGATAATTcagtgaaacagacatttaTCACACACGAGCAGGTTTCAATGTGTTACTGAGAGGGTGATATTAAAAAGTTTTgcataaaaggtaaaaaggttcTACTGAAAATTGTTTAGCTACAAAATCAAGTCTGAATATTCCAATGAATACATTTACACTATAGAACAATCAGTATGCAAAATATAAAGACTGTGATTTGAGCTGTGATGTGCTTATATTAGTACTTGATTGTGCCACTTAAATTCTATGAAAAAATGATTGACTACTGAcataaatgcaataataaagaTCAGATCAACACCATTTACACCATTCAAATGACATTACATGTAATTGCAAAGGGAAATCACACAATAAAATATCAGTAAGAAATTGCACACATGGCATAGAGTGACATATATGAGTGATGCTTGTGtgacaacaacagtaacaatagtAAGTCTGTTGTGggtaacaacaaaaaacaataacaacaacaacaacataataataataataataataataataataataatactaataataataataataataataataatattaataataataataataataataataataataataataataataataataataataatatacacagtatttttaatcgctatgatACCACAACTCAAATCTGAAACATATGATCTTCAAActttggggtcagaggtcattcAGGTTGAACATACAGTTGAACAGTTATGTCATATTTCTTACAACAGACACTGTGAAGGAGCCAAATCAGGATGACCTGATAGGTATCACTATAGTGTCAAATACTGCAAATTTTTCTGATTAAACAGtcacaatacaattttaattagACCTATTACAACCGACAGAGCCTCAAATTTCTATTTAAtttcaaaaagttaaaaaagtgctttttttctGATTCATGTTGCctgtgtgttaaaaaataatctgACAAGTGCAACAAGGCTTTGATGTAGGTGCTAACATTTGCAAAACTTCTTTTCATTCAGAGCAGCTTTGCACTGGCGTAATTACCCTTAAATATCCGCCCTGTGAGAATGATTCTGAAAGCCGATCTGAACCAGCTGTAAAAGAAGGCGTAAATAAACGGATTGAGCATCGAGTTTGACCATCCGAGGCATTTAAACGTCTCCACCACAGAAAGGGGAATTTTGAAATTATTAAATGGCAAATACATAACACAGATGAAAAATGGACTCCAGAAAACCACAAACACTCCCATAACTATTGCCAGAGTCCGCGTGGCTTTCCTTTCCGTTTTCCTCACCCCCATTCCTGTCTGCATGCTGTGGATACTGCGAGCCTGCCTTTGTGCCACAAACAAAATCTTGATATAGAATGTAAACATTATTATAGCAGGAACACAAAAGGCTACCACTGCTCCAACAACTCCTAAGTTTAAATTTTGGAAAAAAGCACatcttgtttcttgtttttgtccACCAACTGACATGACAATCCCACATAAAACAGATATTGCCCAAGTTATTAAAACCATAACCACAGTGCCATACACATTCATTTTTGATCTGTAACTTAGAGGCTTGCACACGGCATAATATCTGTCAATAGAAATGAAGCAAAGATTTAATATTGAGCATATACATGACATAATATCAAAGCCTCCCCTCACTCTGCACAGTATTTCATGTTGATTCCAGCATGGACTCACAAATAGAAGTATGCTAAAAGGCAGAACTATTGCCCCCACAAGTAGGTCAGCCATGGCCAGAGAAAGAACCAGGTAGTTTGTCGGTGCATGAAGCTGTCGGAAGTAAATAACAGCAAATATGACAAGCATGTTACCACACATTGTTACCACAGCAACAGTCCCCAAAACTGAACATATAAAATAagtgataaatgtattttgtggaGTACATATATTAGTTACAGTGCCATTGGTAGAGAGGACAGAATCCATACATACACAATAGTTCAATCAAAAAAGACCTCCAAAAATAGTATTCAGTTCTAACAGTTTTTCTAACATCTGCTGTCTGCCTTTCACACCTAAAAAATGGTCATCATGCATTCCCTTTTTTAAAGGGAAACTAAACACCTGTGCCAGAGTTTACTCCACCTACTATCAAATtccaaaaacagcaacaaagtGGGCAGTGCTTGGAGGACTGAGAGAGTGgggctgtgagtgtgtgtggggcgGGAGCCTGCGGAGCCTGTACTGTCCCCGTCACGGCCTCTGTTTTGCCtgaaccagaggaggagagccgagTCAAAGACTGCAAAAGCGCCATCAGAGTCATCAACTAATATTCTATCAAGCTTTTCAGAAAATACTGATGCATTTTAGGTAATTTTGTTATGtaggcaaggcaaagcaagtttatttgtataacataaTTCATACACAGTATGAATCACAATACTGtacaacaaatcagaacataaataatcacaaataatcatcatgaaattaacattaaaagagaagagtgcaggatGTACCTGCACTGttcctttcagtcatatgcacagctaaatgtAGGCCTATCTTTAAAAAGCAGCTCATTGTCCCCTA
This sequence is a window from Periophthalmus magnuspinnatus isolate fPerMag1 chromosome 24, fPerMag1.2.pri, whole genome shotgun sequence. Protein-coding genes within it:
- the LOC117392524 gene encoding trace amine-associated receptor 1-like, producing MDSALSAISTNNTCADSLITFSHYIVCVVLGIIATVTMCGNLLVITAIIYFQQLHTPTNYLVLSLGVSDLLVGVIVLPFSIFLFLNRCWHPQGILCKIRGVFDILLCSSSIFNLCFISIDRYYVVCQPLSYRSKINVHVIIVMILVTWTLSSFSGVIITVWGRKRGNSERCVFFQNVSTAVVGAVFSFYIPAVILIGIYAKIFLVAHRQARRIQAAKSRATDSKMERKATRTLAIVMGVFLLCWAPFFSCITSLPFNNYVIPLTVVETFKWFGWSNSMLNPFIYAFFYSWFRSAFKIILSGKIFHKNFTTIRLF
- the LOC117392525 gene encoding trace amine-associated receptor 1-like — its product is MGLSSRGPTACRRLHGSLIQGDLGDSQRRGPELVREIERYQQDIVGLTSMHSLGSGTKFLEKGRTLHFFGIAHGERRRAGVGLLIAPHLSCLMLEFTLEGVFGHVPPGKTRITLEGLSLGWSGVPGAGGCVSVLGTVAVVTMCGNMLVIFAVIYFRQLHAPTNYLVLSLAMADLLVGAIVLPFSILLFVSPCWNQHEILCRVRGGFDIMSCICSILNLCFISIDRYYAVCKPLSYRSKMNVYGTVVMVLITWAISVLCGIVMSVGGQKQETRCAFFQNLNLGVVAAVVAFYVPAIIMFTIYIKILFVAQRQARSIHSMQTGMGVRKRERKATRTLAIVMGVFVVFWSPFFICVTYLPFNNFKIPLSVMETFKCLGWSNSMLNPFIYAFFYSWFRSAFRIILTGRIFKGNYASAKLL